CGGTACCAGAAtgaggggagctgctgcaccccctggcgtGAAGTGGTTTCCagcatatccagggtttacagtttggttcagtagctctcagcacccccccacTACGCAAACTGTCCAGGGTCCCCAGAGGGGGAACTCAGTGACTCGAACAGTCACTCTGCTAATGGTGGGGTCCGAATGAATTAGATGCTCAGGCTCAGCCTAGGGTAGGATGAGGGGGGGAGGGTCAGAGGAGACGAGCTGGCTGATCCTGACCATGTTTCCTACCAcagacagagcctggggctgATGCTGCTGAGGCAGAGGTGGGATCTCCAGGCCTCCCATGAAAGGCCCTgtggcagcggttctcaacctgcggcccgtgGGCTGTATTGGCCCAATCAGcgcacagctgcagcccatgtgacatcctcagggccacacaggtagtattggatgcagcccacaatggtaaacagGTTAAGAACCCGCTGCAGTCTGTGGGAATCAGCCCTTCTCAGTGGTGCTGTCTGAATGCagcgggggcagggagaaggggcagagggggtgaGTGATGAGGCAGCATCTCTCTACCCCTGTGCTCTCCCTCGCCTCTTATCCCATCATCCCCAAACACTCGATaccccagcacccagctccccctgcttcccagctcccccagccccaaccatTCAACCCCCAGTGTCCTCCCCAGAACCCATCGCCCTGGTCCCTTAATGGTGGATCCCCCAGAACCCAGCGCCctgggggatttggggaggggaggagttaccagcccccagggacactccccctgcaGGGAACAGCCCCAGGTCAgtggggagcccagcccaggggctggtggaagatgggggatggggacaggggTCTAGAGTGAAGGTGGGGCCTGGCCCAAGTGTCCTTCTCCTCATCTCCATGGCagggggatcccggctggcaggggaagggagaggggggaacTTCAGCCAGGCAGAGGGAGCGGCTGGaggagtttctctctctcccttcccccacctgtggcccatcagctcagcagccagggctgcagcaggggggaGAGGCTGATCAaggcttctcctcctctgcctggGGTTTGCTTAGACCAGGCAGAGCCAGAGGGTCACAGACCAGCTGCTGCTcggctgctgctggatcctcaCCCCAGCAATGGGCAGCTGGATCCTTGGGAGCCAAATGCCCCTGATGTGTGTGGGAACGAGGAAATGGGTTTGTTGCCATGGCCAGCCATAGTCAGGGCCCTGAGAGAATTTCCCTGCTGTGCAGAGGAGTTCCTCATGTCCAACGTGGTGTTAGTGCTGCCTGAAGTTGAGTGCTTGATTCCGTGGGAGCACCAACTGAAGATTCCCCCACATTCAAGTTCTCTCTCTTCTGTGGATCGCTGCTGGGTAATAATGTGTGAGCTCGGACTGGACCTTTTCCCGCAGTTGAGGTATTTCTAGAGTCGCTCCCTCTTGTGTGAATTCTCCGGTGTTTAGTAAGATTCGAGCTGTTATTGAAGCTTTTctcacagtccaagcatttatggggcttctctccagtgtggattatctcatgtgtaataagggctGATCTGCGGCTAAAAGATTTCCCGCAGTCCAAGCATTTATGGGGTTTTTCTCCcgtatggattctctgatgtgtaacaAGGGCTGATCTCactttgaaacttttcccacagtcaaggCACTCATGGGGTCTCTCTCCCGAGTGGGATCTCTGATGTGTAACAAGATTTGACCTCTGaatgaaacatttcccacactcaagacatttatagggtttctctcccgtgtgcatTCTTCCATGTATAATAAGAGATGatctctgactaaagcttttcccacactccagacatacgtagggtttctctcccgtgtgcatTCTCCCATGTTTAATAAGGgatgagctctgactgaagctcttcccacagtccaaacatttaTGGGATTTCTTTCccgtgtggattgcctgatgcgTAATAAGGGTTGATCTCacagtgaaacttttcccgcagttGAGACATTTaaagggtttctctcccgtgtgcattctctgatgtgtaataagggctGGTCTCTGACtaaaactttttccacagtccaagcacttatggggtttctcccctgtatggattctctgatgtgtaatcaGGGCTGACCTCACAGTAAAACTTTTCTCACAGTACAGGCacttgtagggtctctctcccgtgtgggttctctgatgcgTAATAAGGTTTATGTTCTgattgaaacatttcccacactccAGACATTTATACGgccgctctcctgtgtggattttcacaTGCTTCATAAGCGATGatctctgactgaagcttttcccacagtcccagcatttatggggtttctctcctgtgtgggttctccgatgggtaagaaggttcgatttccgattgaagcttttcccacagtcgagGCACTGATATattctctcccccgtgtggattcttcGATGTTTAGTGAGGTTTGAGCTGTCACTGAAACTCttcccacagtccaaacatttaTGAAGTTTCTTTCCTGCATGGATTGTGTGATGCATAACAAGGGCCGATTtcacactgaaacttttcccgcattTGAGACATTTGTACATTTTATCTGCcatatggattctctgatgtgtaatcaGGGCTGATCTCTGACTAAAACTTTTCCcgcagtccaagcacttatggggtttctctcccgtgtggattctctgatgtgtaatcaGGGCTGATCTCTGACTAAACCTTTTGCCACATTTCAAGCATTTATGAGGTTTCTCTCCAGTATGAATTCTCTGATGCGTAGTCAGGTTTGAGATCTgattgaaacatttcccacactcaaaACATTTAtaaggcctctctcctgtgtgctttctcccatgtaTAATGAGGGATGATttctggctgaagcttttcccacaatctaagcacttatggggtttttcgcctgtgtggattctctgatgagtgatAAGGTTCGatttctgattgaagcttttcccacagctGAGACATTTATAGGGTTTTTCTTCCTTGGGATTTGTCTGTGGGGCTGCGGTTTGCTTGGGGTCCTTGCATCCTACCCCACATTCAATGGATTCCTCCTCTTTCTTTATTGGGTGGTTTCCCAACTGCCTCTCTGGCCTCTGCAGAGTTCTCCAAGCTTTGCCCTGTTCTAAGGATTGGGAAAAATTCCCTTTGGCTCTTCTCCAAAAGTTCCCTGGCAGTTCCACTTGCTCGGGATCTTCCTGCTGTGAATTCTTCTCCTTGTTCTCACTCAGCATCGCCTCATGAActgctgggggggagagaaaagCCAGACAGGAATCATTCCCTGTGCTGGGGAGAAAGGACAGAACAGGGAACAGCACAGAAGGGAAAACACAACATGGTAACAGTTGGGgagactgagggctggtctacgctACACAGTTAGGTCGACGTACAGCAGCTTACactgacctaattatgtcagcgTCCAAACCACAGACTTGTCCTGCCAGTGTGAGTGCCCTACTACACCCCCGTAATAACTCCACCACCAGGAGAGGCGtagggcttatgtcggtgtagGGAGGGTGATGCATTGTCTGCGTAGACACTGCCTTCCTTACATGGGCTGCTGGctatcttgtcaatttcatggctctgctggagccgtgaaattgacaagaaagccagaCTCCTGGCTCCAAAGCTGGGCTGCTGCCAGGTCTCTGCTCCAAGCCAGGCTACCACCTGGGCTTTTCTCTATGCTCCCCACTAAGAGCCCTGCTACCCCCtgcaatcatagaatctcagggttggaagggacctcaggaggccatctagtccaaccccctgctcaaaggagcaCCAAGCCCCAATTAaatccccaaattgccccctcaaggattgaactcacaaccctgggtttagcaggtcaatgctcaaaccactgagctatccctccccccgatcCAGGAACCATGGTCCCCACTGGCAGCCCGGCTGCCCTCTTGGCTCCCCACCGAGAGCACAGCACCCAGCTGGACTCCGGGCACAGATCTTCCCACTGCTGGGGCCACACGCCCCAAGCAGACCTAGCTGGCCCTacaaaggcagggaagccaggagcaggagcacagagtctctctctgccttcagagagagggGGGCCTGGCttctgggaagctcagggtacctagagtgaggcagggctggagaaaggccagaggggctggggagctccaggctggcaactcccctggctgcagggccttgtccaaggccccagagaggcactgggttgcagagagaggcagcaggtccagacccagccttgcctgtgatgagtggctgacactgcagtcttcCCCCAGGCATGGGGgtgagttggtgactggcagtagcctacgactgaggtgaggtggggatcgggggttgggggttcccctgggaggggagatccTGAGACTTAGGGGTGTATGGCAGGGGGAAGcaccccagataatggggcactggagtccagggagggacatgggggccaagtggcagcaggacaccagcctgcagagggtgctccaaggctggcAGGTCTAATTCCCagaagagaccagcaggaggcactgtggggtGAGTCTGCACACGGTTACATTAACTGTAAGGAGATTCCTCCctgtaaggtctgaggcctttttctgcagCCACGTTAGGCCAGCAGGAGCCATGagccaagaagcagaaagtcacattCCCTCTAAGTTATATCAAAACAATAAAATATCGGGCTGCTAAGAAGGAGATCCCGTCCTAATGGCACCCACCACCACTAGATAAAGAAACCAGGTcttaagatgtttaaagaaaacatACTTTGACAGCATCTGTCTGGCAAGGAATCACTCATCAACAGTTGTGACTGGGAAATCTCtacttctttattgttttgtctttatGGTCCCTGCTTTGCTATAGTTTATCTGTCtcgtctctgtctggttctttgctTGTTTCTGTCTGAATGTAACAgggcggctgccccactcctggagaacaggggttaaaagcagccaagctaggctgattagggaagcagtcacagctggggccatgccaatcagggcccagctggctctgataaaggggctgtggggccaggcGACAGAGGAGTcgggaagggcctggctgcctgggagcacacGGTacccagagcagtgctggggaaagacaagaggagctggggagctcctagggtgaccagacagcaagtgtgaaaaatcaggatggggctgtggggtaataggagcctatataagaaaaagacccaaaaatcaggactgtccctataaaatcaggacatctggtcaccctaggagctccagcctggcaactccccaggctgaggccttgttaaaggcctaagcaggtgctggggctgcagaggtgcagcctggggataggcagaggcagaggGTCCAACCCCCCTGCCAATGCTGAGTGGCCATtacacactgcagtctgccccagagaaagggggttACATGATGACTGGTAGAAGCtattgaggcaaggtgggtttagagggttggggtttcccctaggaggggagacccagagtgtgtggggcactgcagggacaaacccctgaggtaaaggggcaccggggtctgggaaggacatggggcctgaggcaggcaAGCCATTGGCCAgcagaaagcaacaaagagtcctgtggcaccttatagactaacagaggtattggagcataagctttcgtgggtgaatacccactttgtcagacgcatggccagcagagggtgctctgtatgctggaaaagagctaattcccaggaggtGCCGTGCTGGTGAGTCTTCGTCTGGCTACACTGACTATGCACGGTTTAAATCAGCTCAGGTGGTGGGGTACGATAGAGTAAAGAATTGTTTTGCAATCCGTTAGGTTTGGTCAAAGAACTATTTTGTAGTAATTTAATAAAACGATTGGTTACGGTcaagctaagcaggactcaaatgccactatataagctggggtccaaaaggaaattctttagaactaactccaggacacagccccagaTCAGAAATGCCAGATCTCAACCCCCTGCCAACTATATTGTGCAGACGCTGGAGTCCCTGGACAAACAGATCCTGACTGGCCACCAGGAAAAGTTCATCcgccttattgggagtggtgagcattgtacGCTTAGCATGTGTGTTCTGTCTTGGTAACTGTTAATAAACAGAGGtcaaggatattactgtgtaaggctctttcactggttaAAACATCCTGTAAGCCTGCTGAAGATTACGCCCTGACCCTTAGAaacagggtggggggcagggtgcctACATTAATGGTTATGCCTTGAGTCCTAGGAACAGGATAAAGATGGGAGCCATAGAGTGTGCAGGTGACACTAAAGGATAGTTGGGAAGCCATAGGTGATATCTGCCATGATGGAAACAACACCTGAGGGCGACAGTCTGACTGGGTGGGGTGAAACACAGCCCGGAGAGCTCGCTAAAAACACATCTTTGGGTGTCCCAGCTTTTTCATTCACTCGCCAGATGGTTTGTCAGTTTCACTGATTCCTCACCTGTGCGGGTGCCTCTGTGGACGTCCCATTCCTTGGAGGGgtggagatctgggacccacggctcttcccctcgttccagccggGTGATCAGCTCCGGTTTGGGAATGGGGAATCCTGCTCAGAAGGGGGGAAATCAGGAAGATGAGGGTGTATCTCGAGTATTGACGGAGTATTTGTCACAAAGAACATTCCCTGAGTTCAACTTGCCTCATGCTGAGCTGAGGGATTGTGGAATCCCAAAGG
The Mauremys reevesii isolate NIE-2019 linkage group 15, ASM1616193v1, whole genome shotgun sequence DNA segment above includes these coding regions:
- the LOC120383885 gene encoding zinc finger protein 345-like isoform X1, which codes for MQENYETVTSLGFPIPKPELITRLERGEEPWVPDLHPSKEWDVHRGTRTVHEAMLSENKEKNSQQEDPEQVELPGNFWRRAKGNFSQSLEQGKAWRTLQRPERQLGNHPIKKEEESIECGVGCKDPKQTAAPQTNPKEEKPYKCLSCGKSFNQKSNLITHQRIHTGEKPHKCLDCGKSFSQKSSLIIHGRKHTGERPYKCFECGKCFNQISNLTTHQRIHTGEKPHKCLKCGKRFSQRSALITHQRIHTGEKPHKCLDCGKSFSQRSALITHQRIHMADKMYKCLKCGKSFSVKSALVMHHTIHAGKKLHKCLDCGKSFSDSSNLTKHRRIHTGERIYQCLDCGKSFNRKSNLLTHRRTHTGEKPHKCWDCGKSFSQRSSLMKHVKIHTGERPYKCLECGKCFNQNINLITHQRTHTGERPYKCLYCEKSFTVRSALITHQRIHTGEKPHKCLDCGKSFSQRPALITHQRMHTGEKPFKCLNCGKSFTVRSTLITHQAIHTGKKSHKCLDCGKSFSQSSSLIKHGRMHTGEKPYVCLECGKSFSQRSSLIIHGRMHTGEKPYKCLECGKCFIQRSNLVTHQRSHSGERPHECLDCGKSFKVRSALVTHQRIHTGEKPHKCLDCGKSFSRRSALITHEIIHTGEKPHKCLDCEKSFNNSSNLTKHRRIHTRGSDSRNTSTAGKGPVRAHTLLPSSDPQKRENLNVGESSVGAPTESSTQLQAALTPRWT
- the LOC120383885 gene encoding zinc finger protein 271-like isoform X6, producing MFHRTQSGCSQPIWYHHGRYHLWLSTHPLTAWSFLPNLSCLAACRWDVEAESSFSISPTVTVLCFPLCAVPHSLLSPCTGNDSCPDSLSPLAVDEMMMSENKEKNPLEEDPKQVELQGNFLRGAEGNFSQSLEPGKAWRSQQRSERQLRNHPIKKKDESVEGGAGCKDLREITAMQTNQKEEKPYKCLNCGKSFNQKSNLITHQRIHTGERPYKCLDCGKSFSQSSHLIAHQRVHTGERPYKCLNCGNSFAQRSILIRHLRIHTGDKPHKCLDCGKSFAHRSTLSSHEKIHTGEKPHKCLDCGKSFIQRSALTTHQKIHTGEKVYKCLDCGESFTQRSNLISHEMIHKGEKPHKCLECGKSFRDSSDLLKHQRIHTGQRIYKCPDCGKSFTQRSTLTRHQKIHTGDKPHKCLHCGKSFIRRSALTTHQKIHTGEKLYKCLDCGKSFTQSTLTRHQKIHTGDKPHKCFDCGKSFTQRSTHIRHQKIHTGDKPHKCLNYRENCGKSFNQKSNLITHQRIHTGEKPHKCLDCGKSFSQKSSLIIHGRKHTGERPYKCFECGKCFNQISNLTTHQRIHTGEKPHKCLKCGKRFSQRSALITHQRIHTGEKPHKCLDCGKSFSQRSALITHQRIHMADKMYKCLKCGKSFSVKSALVMHHTIHAGKKLHKCLDCGKSFSDSSNLTKHRRIHTGERIYQCLDCGKSFNRKSNLLTHRRTHTGEKPHKCWDCGKSFSQRSSLMKHVKIHTGERPYKCLECGKCFNQNINLITHQRTHTGERPYKCLYCEKSFTVRSALITHQRIHTGEKPHKCLDCGKSFSQRPALITHQRMHTGEKPFKCLNCGKSFTVRSTLITHQAIHTGKKSHKCLDCGKSFSQSSSLIKHGRMHTGEKPYVCLECGKSFSQRSSLIIHGRMHTGEKPYKCLECGKCFIQRSNLVTHQRSHSGERPHECLDCGKSFKVRSALVTHQRIHTGEKPHKCLDCGKSFSRRSALITHEIIHTGEKPHKCLDCEKSFNNSSNLTKHRRIHTRGSDSRNTSTAGKGPVRAHTLLPSSDPQKRENLNVGESSVGAPTESSTQLQAALTPRWT